In the Meleagris gallopavo isolate NT-WF06-2002-E0010 breed Aviagen turkey brand Nicholas breeding stock unplaced genomic scaffold, Turkey_5.1 ChrUn_random_7180001858425, whole genome shotgun sequence genome, one interval contains:
- the AP5S1 gene encoding AP-5 complex subunit sigma-1 → RCHGAGLRAAVPGRTPPVGPGPCRVLYARCFGPPPQGRLLRKEQLLAVARQVASHCHLQQASSGRPAALTLPEDPAPLHTAPGGLFQLPPGDPFPGRVTVTWLAATAVAFALVCEPHENLALAEVALRLLATRLMAVLRPPGPAVLLRPDAADLLLDRLLPHGQLLFLSQNFLQALERDGARRAAR, encoded by the exons CGTTGCCATGGTGCTGGCCTTCGTGCTGCTGTCCCCGGGCGGACCCCCCCCGTAGGCCCCGGGCCGTGCCGCGTGCTGTACGCGCGGTGCTTCGGGCCGCCTCCACAGGGCCGCCTCCTCCGtaaggagcagctgctggcGGTGGCCAG GCAGGTCGCCAGCCATTGCCACCTGCAGCAAGCGTCCTCCGGCCGCCCCGCAGCTCTGACGCTGCCCGAAGATCCTGCACCGCTCCACACAGCCCCGGGGGGGCTCTTCCAGCTGCCCCCCGGAGACCCCTTTCCCGGCCGTGTGACAGTGACGTGGCTGGCAGCGACAGCCGTGGCTTTCGCCCTGGTGTGTGAACCCCACGAGAACCTGGCTCTGGCTGAGGTCGCCCTGCGGCTCCTGGCGACGCGGCTCATGGCCGTCCTGCGGCCGCCTGGACCCGCCGTGCTGCTGCGGCCCGACGCCGCCGACCTCCTCCTAGACCGCCTGCTGCCCCACGGACAGCTCCTCTTCCTCAGCCAGAACTTCCTGCAGGCCCTGGAGCGGGACGGGGCCAGGAGAGCGGCGCGCTGA